Genomic DNA from Candidatus Bathyarchaeota archaeon:
TCGGTCCTTGAAAGAGCATATATGGAGAATGTGGATAATAAGCCGCAGATCCCGAGTGAAGATCTCCCGAAACTTCTTGAGAATGCAAGGCCATTACATGAATTTGTCGAGGTAGACTTCTATGTCCCAGGATGCCCCCCATCAGCAGATCTGATAAACTACATCTTAACCGAGATTCTGGCTGGAAGAAGACCGAACATGGAGGGAAAATGCAAGTATGGTTAGAAGTCCTAGGCCATCAGAACATGAAATCACAATAGCCCCTGTAACCAGGATAGAGGGGCACGCAAAAGTAACAATTCGATTAGACAGAGAAGGATCAGTGAAGGATGCAAGGTTCCAAGTTATAGACTTCAGAGGCTTCGAAAAGTTCTGCGAGGGACGCCCATTCTATGAGATGCCCAGCATAACATCGAGGATATGCGGAATCTGCCCAGTCAGCCACTTACTTGCATCTGTGAAGGCATGCGATGATATTCTAGCGGTCACGATTCCGCAGACTGCGGTACTTCTTAGAAGACTCATGCATATGGGTCAGATCATTCAAAGCCACGCCCTAAGCTTCTTCTACCTTTCTTCACCCGACATCCTTCTTGGGATGGATGCAGAACCCGCCAAGAGAAACATCTTCTACATGATGGAGAAGTATCCCCAGATTGCACGCGACGGGATCAAGCTGAGGAAGTTCGGCCAAGAGATCATAGAAAGCCTGTCAGGAAGGAGGATCCACTCAAGCGAGTGGGTTGTGCCTGGCGGTGTAAGTTCACCGCTTAAGAGGGAAAAGGCTGAAGCCATTCAAAGAGACCTTCCTGAAGCATTGAGAATTGTCTCTGAAACATTATCAAACTTCAAAGAAAGACTGGAAATATTAGATGAGGAGATTGAAAGCTTCGGCAACTTTCCAACCTACTATCTTGGGATGGTGACCCAGAATGGCGAGATTGAACATTATGATGGCCCGCTGAGGATAGTTGACCCGAATGGCAGCGTCGTCGAGGATAATATAGACCCGAAGGACTATGCCAAGTATATAGGCGAAGCGGTGGAGCCCTGGACATACATGAAGGTGCCCTACCTAAAGCTCGTAGGCTACCCTGACGGCATATATAGGGTCGGCCCGCTGCCGAGGCTTAACGTCTCCTCTAGATGCGGAACACCTCTCGCGGACGCTGAGCTCAAAGAATATAGGAAGTTCGGAAGGAATGGAATTGTCCAAAGCACATTCATGTATCACTATGCACGTCTAATCGAAATCCTCTTCTGCATTGAGAAGGTTGATGAGATCTTAAAAGACCCGGCAACACATTCAGATCATGTGCAGGCAAAGGCCTCAGCAAATAGGATGGAGGGGATAGGCGTCGCCGAGGCGCCGCGGGGAACACTAATCCACCATTACAGGATTAGCAGGGAAGGCCTAATAACCTGGGCGAATCTCATCATAGCGACGGAACACAATAACCTAGCCTATAACAAGGCAATAGCCCAGGTTGCGAAGAAGTATATCCGCAGAGGACGGCTGGATGAAGGCTTGCTGAACAGGATTGAAGCAGTGATCAGAGCCTTAGATCCATGCCTAAGCTGTGCCACCCATGAGGTGGGAAGGATGCCCCTGCAGGTTAAGCTGGTGGATGATGAGGGGCACATCTTAGATCAGATCAGCCGTTAATGGACAGATCTTATTGTAGAATTGTGACGAGTAAATCAACTATTTTATGCATTGAAGCAGAGACCTGAGGTGTTAATCCCTCGCCAAGATCGGTCTTCATTGGCTGAATCAGCAAGAGGGCAATCTTTACCCCAAGCTCTCTAGCAATAAGTGTGCAGAATATACTTAAAGGGAGAGAGTGTGTAGAATAGGCGCGGGTCTGGGGCAATTCCTCGGGTCTAACAAGTCTCACTTGACCAGGCCCCAAGCCGAGCTCCCC
This window encodes:
- a CDS encoding hydrogenase maturation protease; translated protein: MLLDDLREWLAGAGRIVVLGVGHPLRMDDFVGVEIIRRLRGKVSERVRLIECEDSPESFLNDVIEFSPSHILIVDAGELGLGPGQVRLVRPEELPQTRAYSTHSLPLSIFCTLIARELGVKIALLLIQPMKTDLGEGLTPQVSASMHKIVDLLVTILQ
- a CDS encoding Ni/Fe hydrogenase subunit alpha, which gives rise to MVRSPRPSEHEITIAPVTRIEGHAKVTIRLDREGSVKDARFQVIDFRGFEKFCEGRPFYEMPSITSRICGICPVSHLLASVKACDDILAVTIPQTAVLLRRLMHMGQIIQSHALSFFYLSSPDILLGMDAEPAKRNIFYMMEKYPQIARDGIKLRKFGQEIIESLSGRRIHSSEWVVPGGVSSPLKREKAEAIQRDLPEALRIVSETLSNFKERLEILDEEIESFGNFPTYYLGMVTQNGEIEHYDGPLRIVDPNGSVVEDNIDPKDYAKYIGEAVEPWTYMKVPYLKLVGYPDGIYRVGPLPRLNVSSRCGTPLADAELKEYRKFGRNGIVQSTFMYHYARLIEILFCIEKVDEILKDPATHSDHVQAKASANRMEGIGVAEAPRGTLIHHYRISREGLITWANLIIATEHNNLAYNKAIAQVAKKYIRRGRLDEGLLNRIEAVIRALDPCLSCATHEVGRMPLQVKLVDDEGHILDQISR